A section of the Humulus lupulus chromosome 2, drHumLupu1.1, whole genome shotgun sequence genome encodes:
- the LOC133817184 gene encoding pre-rRNA-processing protein ESF2, translated as MVLELHKNPQGEEEEDTEQDMKSIDAKADEIKKKKNNKKTRRLLKEASDAGRRGICYLSRIPPHMDPFNLRQILSQFGDIQRIYLTPENSTQVRRKRPGRFQDQGFSEGWVEFSDKRVAKRVADMLNGEQIGGKKKSSFYYDLWNIKYLSKFKWDDLTEEIAYKKAAREQKLALEISAAKRERDFYLSKVDQARAFSSIEERLKKKQKLEQEPGADLDLPVSNQALKVRKFPQKQPVAKNESENKPKLSKDILAGVFGGSC; from the exons ATGGTCCTCGAACTTCATAAGAACCCTCAaggagaggaggaggaggataCGGAGCAGGATATGAAATCAATTGATGCCAAAGCTGATGaaatcaagaagaagaaaaacaacaaaaaaacgaGACGTCTTTTAAAGGAGGCTTCGGACGCTGGACGGCGTGGGATTTGCTACCTGAGTCGGATTCCTCCCCATATGGACCCTTTCAACCTTCGTCAGATTCTATCTCAATTTGGAGATATTCAAAGGATTTACCTTACTCCTGAAA ATTCTACCCAAGTGCGGCGCAAGCGTCCTGGTCGATTTCAGGATCAAGGGTTTTCCGAAGG ATGGGTTGAATTTTCTGATAAACGGGTTGCTAAAAGAGTTGCTGATATGTTGAATGGAGAACAAATAG gtGGGAAAAAGAAGTCATCCTTCTATTATGATCTATGGAATATCAAATACCTAAGTAAATTCAAGTGGGATGATCTGACAGAAGAAATTG CTTACAAAAAAGCCGCCCGAGAGCAGAAACTGGCTTTAGAAATTTCTGCTGCTAAAAGGGAGCGGGACTTCTATCTCTCTAAGGTTGATCAAGCCCGTGCATTCAGTTCCATCGAAGAACGATTAAAGAAG AAGCAAAAGCTCGAACAAGAACCGGGTGCTGATCTTGATCTTCCTGTTAGCAATCAAGCATTGAAAGTTCGAAAGTTTCCACAGAAACAACCTGTTGCAAAAAATGAATCAGAAAATAAGCCTAAGCTTTCTAAAGATATCTTAGCTGGG GTATTTGGTGGTTCTTGCTGA
- the LOC133817185 gene encoding protein ROOT INITIATION DEFECTIVE 3, protein MEVLVASSSVDAGISCWDLQTGAEQLRYKSCASPSHGLVCVGQSFLASSQLREARNSSGSIFYWSWSKPQVEVKSFPAEQIGPLAANTEGTYIVGGGSSGDIYLWEVASGKLLRKWNAHYLGVSCLVFSDDDSLLISGSIDGNIRVWSLLMIFDDYRRQQAPYAYEYNFMEHSSRVTDIKVGYGGANADMVTASKDKTCKVWSLSKGKLLRSIVFPSEIEAVVLDPAERVFYAGSSDGNIYVAALHTEIPSSKNHGLYIIGSFPNQSKVNCLEYSASRNVLISGSDDGWVRVWNVSSRKTIGKFRHEKGPVNNIVIVRQQLYPCSQTSNRKRGSLLPPLEKYVNSTDDEDVDTKTVISFQKTCSESMDATYLSSYVINNQIKELQQQGSAGSEMEMERLKHDNKKSMQTVQQWKKMYENLHQFCVNELLEEGAEPCKLVACSHRI, encoded by the exons ATGGAGGTCTTGGTGGCCTCGTCTTCGGTCGACGCCGGCATCAGCTGCTGGGACCTACAAACCGGCGCAGAGCAGCTCCGTTACAAGTCATGCGCTTCCCCGTCTCATGGTCTTGTCTGCGTAGGTCAAAGCTTCCTTGCATCCTCTCAGCTCCGCGAGGCCAGAAACTCATCGGGTTCTATTTTCTATTGGTCTTGGTCGAAG CCTCAAGTCGAAGTCAAGAGTTTCCCGGCAGAACAGATAGGGCCGCTCGCTGCTAACACCGAAGGGACTTATATTGTTGGGGGAGGTTCGTCTGGGGATATATATTTATGGGAG GTTGCTAGTGGTAAACTGCTTAGGAAATGGAACGCTCATTATCTGGGTGTTAGTTGCTTGGTGTTTTCTGACGATGACTCGCTACTTATATCCGGGTCGATCGATGGAAATATTAGAGTTTGGTCGCTCTTAAT GATTTTTGATGATTACCGAAGACAACAAGCACCTTATGCATATGAATACAACTTTATGGAGCACTCATCTCGTGTAACTGATATCAAAGTAGGTTATGGAGGCGCCAACGCAGATATGGTGACCGCTTCAAAGGATAAAACATGTAAG GTCTGGAGCTTATCAAAAGGGAAATTACTAAGAAGTATTGTGTTTCCATCAGAGATTGAGGCGGTTGTATTGGATCCTGCTGAACGTGTTTTTTATGCTGGCAGCAGCGATGGCAACATATATGTTGCTGCACTTCATACTGAGATCCCATCTAGCAAAAATCATGGGCTATATATCATAGGTTCATTTCCTAATCAAAG CAAGGTTAATTGCTTGGAATACAGTGCAAGTAGAAATGTATTGATTTCTGGATCAGATGATGGCTGGGTTCGAGTTTGGAATGTTAGTTCTCGTAAAACTATTGGCAAGTTCAGACATGAAAAAG GTCCTGTTAATAATATTGTTATTGTTAGACAACAACTATATCCATGTTCACAAACATCCAACCGAAAGCGTGGCTCATTATTACCGCCTTTGGAAAAATATGTAAATTCAACGGATGATGAAGATGTAGATACTAAAACTGTCATTAGTTTCCAGAAAACGTGCAGCGAATCTATGGATGCCACATACCTCAGCTCTTATGTGATTAATAATCAAATCAAAGAACTTCAG CAACAAGGTTCTGCTGGTTCTGAAATGGAGATGGAGAGACTAAAGCATGACAACAAAAAATCCATGCAAACTGTTCAGCAGTGGAAGAAAATGTATGAAAATTTGCATCAGTTTTGTGTAAATGAGCTCTTGGAGGAAGGTGCAGAACCATGCAAACTTGTGGCTTGCTCCCACAGGATCTGA
- the LOC133817186 gene encoding pentatricopeptide repeat-containing protein At4g35850, mitochondrial: MWRNGIRGLGGFWVLYEVVQIREQSNAIAMRLHKLITGQHRSLAQLLGRRYFSAAASTEEYAKRNYANNVSEYNTVIDSVSAQRRHFLLRDVYEDMVLDGVQPTRDTFHSLIAGTMKGARLQDAFFFTDQMKSMGLVPDVTLYNILISLCGKCHNSDQAIRVLDDMKIFEVKPMVQSYVCLLNACAAAGRLDRVYAIIRDMTAAGLGLNKYCYSGLITAYKNKTPVPEDFASKIIEFVERSKEWTSVESSSVSADNMMMGVSLEELYNMPTAEYAHRRGGFINNQLTIYHVAFHACADLKNVKLMETLSEMLQKDGKVPDTFITMQIMRCYLHTGDIDSGLKTFEDYMNSGRSAPAVELYVTLVEGAMIGYTPKGMQIAQDTLVNMNSRGFFLSPKMGSDLLLQAAGEKTGGYTIANLIWDLMQTRRITPTLAAVQAYYNGLKTREIPADDPRILQVTRIYENLRDRFGPGRAS; encoded by the exons ATGTGGAGAAACGGAATAAGGGGTTTGGGAGGTTTCTGGGTTTTATACGAAGTTGTTCAGATCAGAGAGCAGAGCAACGCCATTGCCATGAGGCTCCACAAGCTCATTACTG GGCAGCACAGGTCACTGGCCCAACTCCTGGGTCGCCGATACTTCTCCGCCGCCGCTTCGACGGAGGAATACGCAAAGAGGAACTATGCAAACAATGTTTCCGAGTACAATACTGTTATCGATTCCGTCTCAGCTCAGAGAAG GCACTTCTTGTTGAGGGATGTGTATGAGGATATGGTGCTGGACGGTGTGCAGCCAACAAGGGACACGTTTCATTCGCTCATTGCGGGAACAATGAAAGGGGCTCGGTTGCAGGATGCTTTCTTCTTCACTGACCAAATGAAGTCTATGGGTTTGGTCCCTGAT GTTACGCTGTACAACATTTTGATCTCACTTTGTGGGAAGTGCCATAACTCCGATCAGGCTATTCGG GTTTTGGATGATATGAAGATTTTCGAAGTAAAGCCAATGGTGCAATCCTACGTCTGTCTGCTTAATGCATGCGCAGCTGCTGGCCGTTTAGATAGAGT GTATGCCATTATTCGTGATATGACTGCTGCTGGCCTTGGGCTAAATAAGTATTGCTATTCAGGACTTATAACAGCATATAAAAACAAAACACCTGTACCAGAAGATTTTGCATCCAAA ATCATTGAGTTTGTGGAGCGATCAAAAGAGTGGACATCAGTTGAATCATCCAGTGTCTCTGCTGATAATATGATGATGGGTGTCTCTTTAGAGGAGTTATATAACATGCCTACGGCCGAGTACGCTCATCGGCGAGGGGGATTTATTAATAATCAACTAACCATATATCACGTTGCATTTCATGCTTGTGCAGACCTCAAAAATGTAAAG TTGATGGAGACTCTTTCCGAGATGTTACAGAAGGATGGAAAAGTTCCTGATACATTTATTACCATGCAAATTATGAG GTGCTATTTACACACTGGGGACATTGACAGTGGTCTAAAAACTTTTGAAGACTACATGAATTCAGGGAGATCTGCTCCAGCTGTGGAACTATACGTA ACTCTTGTGGAGGGAGCCATGATCGGGTATACTCCCAAGGGAATGCAGATTGCACAAGACACGTTG GTAAATATGAATTCCAGGGGATTTTTCTTGAGCCCGAAGATGGGAAGCGATCTACTTCTTCAAGCTGCCGGCGAAAAG accGGTGGCTATACTATTGCGAACCTTATTTGGGACTTGATGCAGACCCGCAGAATAACTCCTACGCTTGCAGCAGTGCAAGCATATTACAATGGCTTAAAA ACACGCGAGATTCCTGCAGACGATCCTCGTATTCTTCAGGTTACTCGAATTTATGAGAATCTTCGCGACAGATTTGGACCCGGACGAGCTAGCTAA